Proteins encoded within one genomic window of Sphaerotilus montanus:
- a CDS encoding urease accessory protein UreH domain-containing protein, producing MTGALLLTAALMGLAGTPHCAAMCGAGCAAIARRCKPEQPSGAVAGMLVGRLVAYAVAGALAASLVGGLRWLAASAGWLRPVWTGLQVFLLLLGLWMLLKGALPESLAAWLERRGRPALPDGAARIRMPGEVKAAAWGLLWPALPCGLLHAALLMASVASTPVEGATVMAVFASTSVLGLLAGPALWLRWVPAALRSAGVRGEVSPASLSLRMAGATIVVLVGWSFGHALWTDTLAAWCA from the coding sequence ATGACGGGTGCGTTGCTGCTGACAGCAGCCTTGATGGGGCTGGCCGGTACCCCGCATTGCGCGGCGATGTGCGGGGCTGGCTGTGCGGCGATTGCCCGGCGCTGCAAACCCGAGCAGCCGTCTGGCGCCGTGGCCGGCATGCTGGTGGGGCGTCTGGTGGCGTATGCCGTGGCGGGTGCGCTGGCGGCTTCGCTGGTGGGGGGGCTGCGCTGGCTGGCCGCGTCGGCGGGCTGGCTGCGGCCGGTCTGGACCGGGCTGCAGGTCTTCCTGCTGCTGCTGGGGTTGTGGATGCTCCTGAAGGGTGCGCTGCCCGAGAGCCTGGCGGCCTGGCTGGAGCGGCGCGGACGTCCCGCCCTGCCGGACGGCGCGGCCCGCATCCGCATGCCGGGCGAGGTGAAAGCCGCCGCCTGGGGTCTGCTGTGGCCGGCCTTGCCCTGCGGTCTGCTGCATGCGGCGCTGCTGATGGCGTCGGTCGCCTCCACCCCTGTCGAGGGGGCCACCGTCATGGCCGTCTTCGCCAGCACCAGTGTGCTGGGGCTGCTCGCGGGGCCGGCGCTCTGGCTGCGCTGGGTACCGGCTGCCTTGCGTTCCGCGGGCGTTCGTGGCGAGGTGTCGCCGGCGTCGCTGTCGCTGCGGATGGCGGGCGCGACCATCGTGGTGCTGGTGGGCTGGTCGTTCGGACACGCGCTCTGGACCGATACCCTGGCGGCCTGGTGTGCCTGA
- the hemN gene encoding oxygen-independent coproporphyrinogen III oxidase: protein MEHTTLSRGRTDTSAESGAPSLAVAAPELTDALLARMDVPGPRYTSYPTADRFVEAFTAGHSAQALAQRGDLGGVGGAGVPMSIYVHIPFCESVCYYCACNKIVTRDHSRVAAYLKALEHELDLVCQALGEAPQVSQLHFGGGTPTYLDDDELRHVVGMIAARVRLLPQGEHSIEIDPRTVTRDRLALLKELGFNRVSFGVQDFDPAVQQAVHRVQPHAQVEALMRDARELGFESINVDLIYGLPRQTPESFERTVRQVALLRPDRIAMYGYAHLPTRFKPQRRIVPAELPSGADRVGMLAQALAGFVSHGYQYIGMDHFALPEDGLAQAKRQGRLHRNFQGYSTQPDCDLIGLGVSAISRIGATYSQNAKTLDEYYDLLKGDALPVVRGLALTRDDLVRRAVIMSIMCHGRLSYESVALAHLIDVRQYFAQELEALQDLAHDGLVTLHEDGLEVTPLGWYFVRSVAMVFDRHLRADRSRERFSKVI from the coding sequence ATGGAACATACGACACTTTCCCGTGGCCGCACTGACACATCGGCCGAATCTGGTGCGCCGAGTCTGGCAGTGGCTGCGCCGGAACTGACCGATGCGCTGCTGGCGCGGATGGATGTGCCGGGGCCACGCTACACCTCCTACCCGACGGCCGACCGGTTTGTCGAGGCCTTCACCGCTGGCCACAGTGCGCAGGCGCTGGCGCAGCGCGGGGATCTGGGGGGCGTGGGCGGCGCGGGGGTGCCGATGTCGATCTACGTGCACATCCCGTTCTGCGAGTCGGTCTGCTACTACTGCGCCTGCAACAAGATCGTCACGCGCGACCACAGCCGGGTGGCGGCCTACCTGAAGGCGCTGGAGCATGAGCTGGACCTGGTCTGCCAGGCGCTCGGCGAAGCGCCCCAGGTGTCCCAGCTGCACTTTGGCGGCGGCACGCCCACCTATCTGGACGACGACGAGCTCCGCCATGTGGTGGGCATGATCGCCGCCCGGGTGCGCTTGCTGCCCCAGGGCGAGCATTCCATCGAGATCGATCCGCGCACCGTCACCCGTGACCGGCTGGCACTGCTGAAAGAGCTCGGCTTCAACCGGGTCTCCTTCGGCGTGCAGGACTTCGACCCGGCGGTGCAGCAGGCGGTCCACCGGGTGCAGCCGCATGCGCAGGTCGAGGCGCTGATGCGCGACGCGCGGGAACTGGGCTTCGAGTCGATCAACGTCGACCTGATCTACGGCCTGCCGCGCCAGACGCCCGAGAGTTTCGAGCGCACGGTGCGCCAGGTCGCGCTGCTGCGGCCGGACCGCATCGCGATGTACGGCTACGCCCACCTGCCGACGCGCTTCAAGCCGCAGCGGCGCATCGTGCCGGCCGAACTGCCCAGCGGCGCGGACCGGGTCGGCATGCTGGCGCAGGCGCTGGCCGGCTTCGTCAGCCATGGTTACCAGTACATCGGCATGGACCATTTCGCGCTGCCCGAGGACGGACTGGCGCAGGCCAAGCGCCAAGGTCGCCTGCACCGCAATTTCCAGGGCTACAGCACCCAGCCGGACTGCGACCTGATCGGCCTGGGCGTGTCGGCCATCTCCCGCATCGGGGCCACGTATAGCCAGAACGCCAAGACGCTGGACGAGTACTACGACCTGCTCAAGGGCGATGCGCTGCCGGTGGTGCGCGGGCTGGCGCTGACGCGCGATGATCTGGTGCGGCGGGCGGTGATCATGTCCATCATGTGCCACGGGCGGCTGAGCTACGAGTCGGTGGCGCTGGCGCACCTGATCGATGTGCGACAGTACTTCGCGCAGGAACTGGAGGCGCTGCAGGACCTGGCGCACGACGGCCTCGTCACGCTCCACGAGGACGGGCTGGAGGTCACGCCGCTGGGCTGGTACTTCGTGCGCTCGGTGGCGATGGTCTTCGACCGGCACCTGCGGGCCGACCGCAGCCGGGAGCGGTTTTCCAAGGTGATCTGA
- the fnr gene encoding fumarate/nitrate reduction transcriptional regulator Fnr, giving the protein MHETSTTPRLDALKVACSACNLRELCLPVGLSDEELTSLDNMIGTRRAVRRGESLFHAGETFAALYAVRTGFFKTIVSASDGREQVTGFQMAGELLGLDGISTDRHSCDAIALEDSQVCMIPYGQLETLSREFTLLQHQFHKIMSREIVRDHGVMLLLGSMRAEERLAAFLLNLTQRLQARGFSPSALVLRMTREEIGSYLGLKLETVSRTFSKFQDDGLLEVKQRDIRILDQAALQQVVNAANC; this is encoded by the coding sequence ATGCACGAAACGTCTACCACCCCACGCCTGGACGCCCTCAAGGTCGCCTGCTCGGCCTGCAACCTGCGCGAGCTGTGCCTGCCCGTGGGTCTGTCGGACGAGGAGCTGACTTCGCTGGACAACATGATCGGCACCCGCCGCGCCGTGCGCCGCGGCGAGAGCCTGTTCCACGCCGGCGAGACCTTCGCGGCGCTGTACGCGGTCCGCACCGGCTTCTTCAAGACCATCGTCTCCGCATCGGATGGCCGCGAGCAGGTCACGGGTTTCCAGATGGCCGGCGAGCTGCTCGGCCTGGACGGCATCAGCACCGACCGCCACTCCTGCGATGCCATCGCGCTGGAGGACTCGCAGGTCTGCATGATTCCCTATGGCCAGCTGGAGACGCTGTCGCGCGAGTTCACGCTGCTGCAGCACCAGTTCCACAAGATCATGAGCCGCGAGATCGTGCGCGACCACGGCGTGATGCTGCTGCTCGGGAGCATGCGGGCGGAAGAGCGTCTGGCCGCCTTCCTGCTCAACCTGACGCAGCGCCTGCAGGCACGCGGCTTTTCCCCGTCGGCGCTGGTGCTGCGCATGACACGCGAGGAGATTGGCAGCTACCTGGGCCTGAAGCTGGAAACGGTCAGCCGCACCTTCTCGAAATTCCAGGACGACGGTCTGCTCGAAGTCAAGCAGCGCGACATCCGCATCCTCGACCAGGCAGCACTGCAACAGGTCGTCAACGCAGCCAACTGCTGA
- the ccoG gene encoding cytochrome c oxidase accessory protein CcoG, with protein sequence MDSRTDTSTTVQGAVKTVSLYQKSKKIYPRAVHGFFSNWRWALVWITQIVFYGMPWLQWNDRQAVLFDLLTRRFYIGGLVLYPQDFIYLTGLLIISAYALFLFTAVAGRLWCGYACPQTVYTEIFLWFEHRFEGDRAQRMRLDAAPWNGEKILRKGGKQLAWILFALWTGFTFVGYFTPIRSLGASVLSLGLGPWEWFWVLFYAFATYGNAGFMREQVCKYMCPYARFQSAMFDKDTLIISYDAERGDPRGARGKKVDPKSKGLGDCVDCGVCVQVCPTGIDIRNGLQYECIGCSACIDACDGIMDKMGYEPGLIRYATQHSLQQHLTRAQMWRRAFRPRVLIYTAILVLIVGAVGTSLWLRSPFRVDVVRDRATLARIVDEGRIENVYRLQIMNATEQTQRFRIAASGLPDLKVDQTSDIEVGPAEAQWVTVSVQAGFEAATQAGPGSHEIHFDVERVDAKGAPAVVREKSTFIVPR encoded by the coding sequence ATGGACAGCCGCACAGATACATCGACGACCGTGCAGGGGGCAGTGAAGACTGTTTCCCTGTATCAGAAGAGCAAGAAGATCTATCCCCGTGCGGTGCATGGCTTCTTTTCCAACTGGCGCTGGGCGCTGGTCTGGATCACCCAGATCGTGTTCTACGGCATGCCCTGGCTGCAGTGGAACGACCGCCAGGCCGTGCTGTTCGACCTGCTCACCCGCCGGTTCTACATCGGCGGGCTGGTGCTCTACCCGCAGGACTTCATCTACCTGACGGGTCTGCTGATCATCTCGGCCTACGCGTTGTTCCTGTTCACCGCGGTGGCCGGGCGTCTGTGGTGCGGCTATGCCTGCCCGCAGACGGTCTACACCGAGATCTTCCTGTGGTTCGAACACCGTTTCGAAGGGGATCGTGCCCAGCGCATGCGCCTGGATGCAGCCCCCTGGAACGGCGAGAAGATCCTCCGCAAGGGCGGCAAGCAGCTTGCCTGGATCCTGTTCGCACTCTGGACGGGCTTCACCTTCGTCGGCTATTTCACCCCGATCCGCTCGCTCGGTGCCTCGGTGCTCTCGCTGGGCCTGGGGCCGTGGGAGTGGTTCTGGGTGCTGTTCTACGCGTTCGCCACCTATGGCAACGCCGGTTTCATGCGCGAGCAGGTGTGCAAGTACATGTGCCCCTACGCGCGCTTCCAGAGCGCGATGTTCGACAAGGACACGCTCATCATCAGCTACGACGCCGAACGCGGTGACCCGCGCGGCGCACGTGGCAAGAAGGTCGATCCCAAGTCCAAGGGCCTGGGCGACTGCGTCGATTGCGGCGTGTGCGTGCAGGTCTGCCCGACGGGCATCGACATCCGCAACGGCCTGCAATACGAGTGCATCGGCTGCTCGGCCTGCATTGACGCCTGTGACGGCATCATGGACAAGATGGGCTACGAGCCCGGCCTGATCCGCTATGCCACGCAGCACAGCCTGCAGCAGCACCTCACGCGTGCCCAGATGTGGCGCCGCGCCTTCCGGCCGCGGGTGCTGATCTACACGGCCATCCTCGTGCTGATCGTCGGGGCCGTGGGCACCAGCCTGTGGCTGCGCTCGCCGTTCCGCGTGGACGTGGTGCGCGACCGGGCAACGCTGGCCCGCATCGTCGATGAAGGGCGCATCGAGAACGTCTATCGTCTGCAGATCATGAACGCGACCGAGCAGACGCAGCGTTTCCGCATCGCTGCCAGCGGCCTGCCGGACCTGAAGGTGGACCAGACCAGCGACATCGAGGTCGGGCCTGCCGAGGCGCAATGGGTGACGGTGTCGGTGCAGGCCGGGTTCGAGGCGGCAACCCAGGCAGGCCCGGGCTCGCACGAGATCCACTTCGATGTCGAGCGGGTGGATGCCAAGGGTGCGCCCGCGGTGGTCCGCGAGAAGTCGACCTTCATCGTGCCTCGCTGA
- the ccoP gene encoding cytochrome-c oxidase, cbb3-type subunit III, which yields MSDFTSSFWSWYVIAITVGGLAFCVFILAVASKRTVMADDNSTGHTWDVDLREMNNPLPRWWMGLFILTVVFAVIYLALYPGLGINKGTLNWSSAGQLEAEHAKARQTMAPLYERFMAMGPEALAQDKQAMGIGERLFVNNCAGCHGSDGRGSKSFPNLTDNDWLGGSGVDYIAKTIAEGRQGMMPPMGAAVGTPEDVKNVANYVLSLSGSAHNAIAAQLGKSKFGACAACHGADGKGLQAMGAPNLTDKVWLHGWGEAAVIAMINGGKTNVMPQHASRLSPEQTKVLAAYVWSLSHKGDPKTALAAPQ from the coding sequence ATGAGTGACTTCACTTCCAGCTTCTGGTCGTGGTATGTGATCGCGATCACCGTGGGCGGTCTCGCCTTCTGCGTCTTCATCCTCGCGGTGGCCAGCAAGCGCACCGTGATGGCCGACGACAACTCGACGGGCCACACCTGGGACGTCGACCTGCGCGAGATGAACAACCCGCTGCCACGCTGGTGGATGGGCCTGTTCATCCTGACCGTGGTGTTCGCGGTGATCTATCTGGCGCTCTATCCGGGCCTGGGCATCAACAAGGGCACGCTGAACTGGAGTTCCGCCGGTCAGCTGGAGGCAGAACATGCCAAGGCACGCCAGACCATGGCGCCGCTGTACGAGCGCTTCATGGCCATGGGCCCGGAGGCGCTGGCACAGGACAAGCAGGCCATGGGCATCGGCGAGCGGCTGTTCGTCAACAACTGCGCCGGCTGCCACGGCTCGGACGGGCGCGGCAGCAAGAGCTTCCCCAACCTGACGGACAACGACTGGCTGGGTGGCTCGGGTGTGGACTACATCGCGAAGACCATCGCCGAAGGTCGCCAGGGCATGATGCCCCCGATGGGCGCCGCGGTCGGAACGCCCGAGGACGTCAAGAACGTCGCCAACTACGTGCTGAGCCTGTCTGGCAGCGCCCACAACGCGATTGCCGCACAGCTCGGCAAGAGCAAGTTCGGTGCGTGCGCGGCTTGTCACGGTGCCGATGGCAAGGGTCTGCAAGCGATGGGAGCGCCGAACCTGACCGACAAGGTCTGGTTGCATGGGTGGGGTGAGGCTGCCGTGATCGCGATGATCAACGGCGGCAAGACCAACGTCATGCCGCAGCACGCCTCGCGCCTGTCGCCCGAGCAGACCAAGGTCTTGGCGGCCTATGTCTGGAGCCTGTCGCACAAGGGCGACCCGAAGACGGCCCTGGCTGCGCCGCAGTGA
- a CDS encoding cbb3-type cytochrome oxidase subunit 3, which yields MDIVNDLRSFTTVGFFILFLGIAAWAYSSRNRSAFDEAAALPFLDEDNKTSNGGTHE from the coding sequence ATGGACATCGTCAATGACCTGCGCAGTTTCACGACTGTAGGCTTCTTCATCCTGTTCCTGGGCATCGCTGCCTGGGCCTACTCCAGCCGCAATCGTTCCGCGTTCGACGAAGCCGCCGCGCTTCCGTTCCTGGACGAAGACAACAAGACTTCCAACGGAGGCACCCATGAGTGA
- the ccoO gene encoding cytochrome-c oxidase, cbb3-type subunit II, producing the protein MAQANRPVSGHEKIETSNFLMIVLTLVTILFGGLTEIVPLFFQTSTTQPVEGLKPYTALQLAGRDVYLREGCYNCHSQMIRPFRAETLRYGEVSKAGEFVYDHPFQWGSKRTGPDLHRVGGKYSDQWHRVHMNNPRDVVPESNMPAYPWLEGAQANAGIGTNMAALRKVGVPYTDDEIAKAADEVKGKTELDAVIAYLQVLGTAGKSSAALVK; encoded by the coding sequence ATGGCTCAAGCTAATCGCCCCGTGTCTGGTCACGAGAAGATCGAGACCAGCAATTTCCTGATGATCGTCCTGACCCTGGTCACCATCCTGTTCGGTGGCCTGACGGAGATCGTCCCCCTGTTCTTCCAGACGTCGACGACCCAGCCGGTCGAGGGCCTCAAGCCCTACACCGCGCTGCAGCTCGCCGGACGGGACGTCTACTTGCGCGAGGGCTGCTACAACTGCCACTCGCAGATGATCCGCCCCTTCCGTGCCGAGACGCTGCGCTACGGCGAGGTTTCCAAGGCCGGGGAGTTCGTCTATGACCACCCCTTCCAGTGGGGCTCCAAGCGCACCGGTCCTGACCTGCACCGCGTCGGCGGCAAGTACAGCGACCAGTGGCACCGCGTGCACATGAACAATCCGCGTGACGTGGTGCCCGAGTCCAACATGCCGGCCTATCCGTGGCTGGAGGGCGCGCAGGCCAACGCAGGCATCGGCACCAACATGGCCGCGCTGCGCAAGGTCGGTGTGCCGTACACCGACGACGAGATCGCCAAGGCGGCAGACGAGGTCAAGGGCAAGACTGAACTGGATGCCGTCATCGCCTACCTGCAAGTGCTGGGCACCGCAGGCAAGTCTTCGGCCGCACTGGTCAAGTGA
- the ccoN gene encoding cytochrome-c oxidase, cbb3-type subunit I, whose protein sequence is MAINTKTAGPVFTDAVVRQFALAAVLWGIVGMLVGVVIAAQLAFPELTNGISWLSYGRLRPLHTNAVIFAFGGCALFATSYHVVQRTCQTRLFAPALAQFTFWGWQLVILAAAISLPLGFTQGKEYAELEWPIDLLIAVVWVSYAVVFFGTVGIRKVSHIYVGNWFFGAFILAVALLHIVNSAAIPVSLTKSYSAYAGVQDAMVQWWYGHNAVGFFLTAGFLGMMYYYIPKQAGRPVYSYRLSIVHFWALIFTYMWAGPHHLHYTALPDWTQSVGMIFSLVLLAPSWGGMINGIMTLSGAWHKLRDDPILKFLIVSLSFYGMSTFEGPMMSIKTVNALSHYTDWTVGHVHSGALGWVGLVSIGSLYHLIPRMFGRKQMYSIRAMELHFWIATIGIVLYIAAMWIAGVMQGLMWRATNPDGTLVYSFVESVKATYPFYVIRLGGGVMYLSGMLIMAWNVVKTVQVGKAEPVAIPAVVAHA, encoded by the coding sequence ATGGCAATCAACACAAAGACGGCTGGCCCCGTCTTCACCGATGCGGTCGTGAGGCAATTTGCCCTCGCCGCGGTGTTATGGGGCATTGTGGGGATGCTGGTCGGGGTCGTGATCGCGGCCCAGCTGGCATTCCCTGAACTGACCAACGGCATCTCGTGGCTCAGCTACGGGCGCCTGCGACCACTGCACACCAATGCGGTGATTTTTGCGTTCGGTGGCTGCGCGCTGTTCGCGACCAGCTACCACGTGGTGCAACGCACCTGCCAGACGCGCCTGTTCGCGCCGGCGCTGGCCCAGTTCACCTTCTGGGGCTGGCAACTCGTCATCCTGGCCGCCGCGATCTCGCTGCCGCTGGGCTTCACGCAAGGCAAGGAATACGCCGAGCTGGAGTGGCCGATCGACCTGCTGATCGCCGTCGTGTGGGTCAGCTACGCGGTGGTGTTCTTCGGCACCGTCGGCATCCGCAAGGTCAGCCACATCTACGTGGGCAACTGGTTCTTCGGCGCCTTCATCCTCGCCGTGGCCCTGCTGCACATCGTCAACAGCGCCGCCATTCCGGTCAGCCTGACGAAGTCGTACTCGGCTTACGCGGGCGTGCAGGACGCGATGGTGCAGTGGTGGTACGGCCACAACGCGGTGGGCTTCTTCCTGACCGCGGGCTTCCTGGGGATGATGTATTACTACATCCCGAAGCAGGCGGGCCGTCCGGTCTACTCGTACCGCCTGTCGATCGTCCACTTCTGGGCGCTGATCTTCACGTACATGTGGGCGGGTCCGCACCACCTGCACTACACCGCGCTGCCGGACTGGACGCAGTCGGTCGGCATGATCTTCTCGCTGGTCCTGCTCGCACCGAGCTGGGGCGGCATGATCAACGGCATCATGACCCTGTCGGGCGCCTGGCACAAACTGCGTGACGACCCGATCCTGAAGTTCCTGATCGTCTCGCTGTCGTTCTACGGCATGTCGACCTTCGAAGGTCCGATGATGTCCATCAAGACCGTCAACGCCCTGTCGCACTACACCGACTGGACCGTCGGCCACGTGCACTCCGGCGCCCTGGGCTGGGTGGGTCTGGTGTCGATCGGCTCGCTGTACCACCTGATCCCGCGCATGTTCGGCCGCAAGCAGATGTACAGCATCCGCGCGATGGAGCTGCACTTCTGGATCGCCACCATCGGCATCGTGCTGTACATCGCCGCGATGTGGATCGCCGGCGTGATGCAGGGCCTGATGTGGCGTGCGACGAACCCGGACGGCACGCTGGTCTACAGCTTCGTCGAGAGCGTCAAGGCCACCTATCCGTTCTACGTCATCCGCCTCGGCGGCGGCGTGATGTACCTGTCGGGCATGTTGATCATGGCCTGGAACGTGGTGAAGACGGTGCAGGTCGGCAAGGCCGAACCCGTCGCCATCCCGGCTGTCGTTGCCCACGCCTGA
- the ccoS gene encoding cbb3-type cytochrome oxidase assembly protein CcoS → MDILFLLIPLSVVLVFLIIVVFAWALKSGQFDDIEREGERILRADRDELDADQSSAIPATKESQPRIERVS, encoded by the coding sequence ATGGACATCCTGTTCCTGCTGATCCCGTTGTCGGTGGTCCTCGTTTTCCTGATCATCGTGGTCTTCGCGTGGGCCCTGAAAAGCGGCCAGTTCGACGACATCGAGCGCGAGGGCGAGCGCATCCTGCGTGCGGACCGAGACGAGCTTGATGCCGATCAATCCAGTGCGATCCCGGCTACCAAAGAATCCCAGCCGAGGATCGAGAGAGTTTCCTAG
- a CDS encoding heavy metal translocating P-type ATPase: protein MFSPASATPSPIAAPALSPTQAAAVNDHQQQTAFTQWIDDGQGGELGQSRLLLSGMHCTACAGLIEDALCRVEGVRAAEVSGAAQRAVVTWDPKRTQVSTLIEAVRRAGYGAFPDTGAQAVALATRETRQSIWRLFVAAFCMMQVMMYATPAYVADPGDITPDMVQLLRWASWVLSIPVMVFAAGPFFRGAWRGLRERRISMDLPVALGIAVTFVASSAATFDAGGPFGSEVYFDSLTMFVSFLFGARVLEARARQRAAQSLDGVMRRLPDAVERLDAQGQGTLVPASSLVVGDRVRVHAGQAFAADGRVVEGRTLVDEAMLSGESRPVDRAVGDEVSAGCINLSAPVVMQVLQLGAQTRYQRIVSLVERALTERPAFILATDRIAGPFLWAVLVLAALAWGVWMFIDPSRALWVAVSVLIVTCPCALSLGAPVALLASAGELARRGILVQRLDALEVLTRVQDVVFDKTGTVTEDRLALAQAAVLRSVPGLTDERLQGLAAVLARQSLHPLSRALALTGAQEDDTAVALDAVREQPGQGLEATAQIDGQRRGVRLGGPGWCGLAEADVLPARPAVWLALEQGGAWLPVCRFEFDEVLRPDAVSGAAGLARAGLALHLFSGDQTASVEAMARRLGIADARARCTPQDKLAGVEALQAAGRVVAMVGDGINDAPVLARADVSIALGTAAALAQARADVIVLSDRIEDLPVLLDTARRTVAIVRQNLRWALFYNAASVPLALVGWLPPWLAGIGMALSSLVVVLNALRLTRRRGPAPLGKA from the coding sequence ATGTTTTCCCCTGCCTCGGCCACTCCCTCGCCCATCGCGGCTCCGGCGCTCAGCCCCACACAGGCCGCCGCCGTCAACGACCACCAGCAGCAGACCGCCTTCACCCAGTGGATCGACGACGGGCAGGGCGGCGAGCTGGGGCAGTCGCGTCTGCTGCTGAGCGGCATGCACTGTACTGCCTGCGCCGGTCTGATCGAAGACGCGCTCTGCCGTGTCGAGGGTGTGCGGGCCGCCGAGGTCAGTGGTGCGGCCCAGCGCGCGGTGGTCACCTGGGATCCGAAGCGCACGCAGGTATCGACGCTGATCGAGGCGGTGCGCCGCGCTGGCTACGGGGCCTTCCCCGACACCGGGGCGCAGGCCGTGGCGCTGGCGACCAGGGAGACGCGCCAGTCGATCTGGCGGCTGTTCGTGGCGGCCTTCTGCATGATGCAGGTGATGATGTACGCGACGCCTGCGTACGTGGCCGATCCGGGCGACATCACGCCGGACATGGTGCAGCTGCTGCGCTGGGCGAGCTGGGTGCTGAGCATCCCGGTGATGGTGTTCGCGGCGGGACCATTTTTCCGCGGTGCGTGGCGGGGCCTGCGCGAGCGGCGCATCAGCATGGACCTGCCGGTGGCGCTGGGCATCGCGGTGACCTTCGTCGCCAGTTCGGCGGCCACCTTCGATGCCGGCGGGCCGTTCGGCTCCGAGGTGTATTTCGATTCGCTGACCATGTTCGTCAGTTTCCTCTTCGGTGCCCGGGTGCTGGAGGCACGTGCCCGGCAGCGGGCGGCGCAGTCGCTCGACGGCGTGATGCGGCGTCTGCCGGACGCGGTCGAACGGCTGGACGCCCAGGGGCAGGGGACGCTGGTACCCGCGTCGTCGCTGGTCGTGGGCGATCGTGTGCGGGTGCACGCCGGACAGGCCTTCGCCGCGGACGGGCGCGTGGTCGAGGGCCGCACCCTGGTCGACGAGGCGATGCTGTCGGGTGAATCGCGGCCGGTGGACCGGGCGGTGGGCGACGAGGTGTCGGCCGGCTGCATCAACCTGAGTGCGCCGGTGGTGATGCAGGTGCTGCAACTGGGCGCGCAGACGCGCTACCAGCGCATCGTGTCGCTGGTCGAGCGCGCGTTGACCGAGCGGCCGGCGTTCATCCTGGCGACCGACCGGATTGCCGGACCGTTCCTGTGGGCGGTGCTGGTGCTGGCGGCACTCGCCTGGGGTGTCTGGATGTTCATCGACCCGAGCCGTGCGCTCTGGGTCGCCGTGTCGGTGCTGATCGTGACGTGTCCGTGTGCCTTGTCGCTGGGGGCGCCGGTGGCGTTGCTGGCATCGGCGGGCGAGCTGGCGCGGCGCGGCATCCTGGTGCAGCGGCTGGATGCGCTGGAGGTGCTGACCCGCGTGCAGGACGTGGTCTTCGACAAGACTGGCACCGTCACCGAAGACCGGCTGGCACTGGCGCAGGCCGCCGTGCTGCGGTCGGTGCCAGGCCTGACGGACGAGCGCCTGCAAGGGCTGGCCGCCGTGCTGGCGCGGCAGTCGCTGCACCCGCTGTCCCGCGCGCTGGCGCTGACTGGCGCGCAGGAGGACGACACGGCGGTGGCGCTGGACGCCGTGCGCGAGCAGCCCGGCCAGGGGCTGGAGGCCACGGCGCAGATCGACGGTCAGCGGCGCGGTGTCCGGCTGGGCGGGCCCGGCTGGTGCGGGTTGGCCGAGGCCGATGTGCTGCCGGCCCGACCCGCCGTCTGGCTCGCGCTGGAACAGGGTGGGGCCTGGCTGCCGGTATGCCGGTTCGAGTTCGACGAGGTCCTGCGCCCGGATGCCGTGAGTGGCGCCGCCGGTCTGGCCCGTGCGGGGCTGGCGCTGCACCTGTTCTCCGGTGACCAGACCGCCAGTGTCGAGGCCATGGCCCGCCGTCTCGGCATCGCCGACGCCCGCGCCCGCTGCACGCCCCAGGACAAGCTGGCCGGCGTCGAGGCACTGCAGGCCGCCGGCCGCGTGGTGGCGATGGTCGGCGACGGCATCAACGATGCGCCAGTGCTCGCCCGTGCGGACGTCTCGATCGCGCTGGGCACCGCCGCGGCGCTGGCCCAGGCCCGCGCTGACGTGATCGTGCTGTCCGACCGCATCGAGGACCTGCCGGTCCTGCTCGACACCGCGCGCCGGACTGTTGCCATCGTGCGACAGAATCTGCGCTGGGCACTGTTCTACAACGCGGCCTCGGTCCCGCTGGCCCTGGTGGGCTGGCTGCCGCCCTGGCTGGCGGGCATCGGCATGGCGCTCAGCTCGCTGGTGGTCGTTCTCAATGCCCTGCGGCTGACCCGCCGGCGGGGCCCCGCCCCTCTGGGCAAGGCCTGA